DNA from Desulfarculus baarsii DSM 2075:
CGGCACGAGACCACGCCCTGGTGCTGCGCCTGCGCGAACTTGGCGAAAGCGATTTGCTGGTGGATTTTTTCGGCCGGCGGATCGGCCGGGGCACGGCCATCGCCAAGGGCGCGCGGCGTTCGCGCAAGCGTTTTTTTGGGTTGTTGTTGGTCGGCCACCTGCTGGAACTGGAGCTTTGGCCCAGTAAAAGCGGCGACCTGTGGCGGCTGGAGGCGGCGTGGCTGCTGGAAAACCACCAGGCCCTGCGCGCCGATTGGCGACGCTGGCTCTTTGGCGCGCCGGTGCTGGAGCTTTTGCTGCGGGCCACGGCCAGCCACGACCCGCATCCGGCGGCCCTGGACCTGGCCTTGCGCGCCCTGTCGGCTTGCGGGCAGGCCTCGGATAAAAAGCTGCTGGCCTCGCGGCTGCTGGTGTTTTGCCTGTTGTTGGCTAGTGAACTGGGCTATGGCCTCAGCTTGGAGCATTGCGTGCGCTGTGGCCGTCCCGTGGCCGACGAACCCGGCCTGGCCCTCTCGCCGGAGGGTGGCTTGGTTTGCGGCCAATGCCCGGCCGGGCCACGCGCCAGGCCTCTGGCCCCTGGCCTGCGCCAGGGCCTGCGCACGGCCCTGGCCCTGCCCGCCGACAAAAAAGACCGCCTGGCCTTCCCCCTGCCGTTGGCCCGCGAGGGTCTGGCTTTCATGCATCAATACTGGGCCGAAACCATCGGCGCCGACCTTGGCGCGCTGACCGTGGCCGTCGATTGCCTGGCCTGATCGGCCTTCGGCGTCAATAAGTCACTCTTGACCTCATGCCTTGATGATGATTATCTTGCCGCCGGACGTTCGAGCGCCCATGCTTTGACAAAACCTATGTTTAAAATAGGTGTTCAGCGTGTTTTGGCGTCTACGTAACGCGTTGTGATAATAAACAGGCTTATCTGGCTCCATGGAAAACAAAAAATCCGTATACCCCAATGGCTGACAAGGCCCGATGGGTCGACAAAACGGTTTGTTTTGCGTACGCCGGCGGGCGCGTTGCCGCCATCGCCGTCAGCGGGTAAGATCAGCATGGCCCCGCGCCGGACCGAAAGGCTCTAACCCAGAGGCGAACATGACCACCCCTCCCCCACTGCTGGGCATGACCACATCCATCCCCGTGGAGGTGGTCCTGGCCGCCGGGATGATCCCCACCGATCTGAACAACCGTTTCATCAACCATCCCCAGCCCCACGAACTGACCCGCCAGGCCGAGGAACTAGGCCTGCCGCGCACCCTCTGCGCCTGGATCAAGGGCATGTACGCCTGGTGTCTGCG
Protein-coding regions in this window:
- the recO gene encoding DNA repair protein RecO, producing MAEPARDHALVLRLRELGESDLLVDFFGRRIGRGTAIAKGARRSRKRFFGLLLVGHLLELELWPSKSGDLWRLEAAWLLENHQALRADWRRWLFGAPVLELLLRATASHDPHPAALDLALRALSACGQASDKKLLASRLLVFCLLLASELGYGLSLEHCVRCGRPVADEPGLALSPEGGLVCGQCPAGPRARPLAPGLRQGLRTALALPADKKDRLAFPLPLAREGLAFMHQYWAETIGADLGALTVAVDCLA